The genomic window TAATATGGCAAAATTATAGTAATATAATGATTTTTATATCAATAATTATGCTAATATTTGTATTAATAATTAGTAATTATACAAATGGAGCGTCACGTTGGATTATATTAGGCTCATTACATATTCAACCAAGTGAGTTATCTAAACTTTCTTTATTTTGTTATTTATCAAATTATTTAGCACGTAAAATTAAAGAAATACGTCATAATTTTTGGGATTTTTTAAAACCTATTGGAGTAATGTTAATTTTATCAATTTTATTATTAATACAACCTGATCTTGGAACTGTAATAGTATTATTTATTACTACATTAGCTATTTTGTTTTTAGCAGGAGTAAAAATATGGCAATTTTTATCAATTATTAGTTTAGGTTTATTTAGTGTAATATTATTAATTATAAAAGAACCTTATCGTATTCAACGAGTAATTTCTTTTTGGAATCCTTGGATAAATAAATTTGGTAGTGGATATCAATTAACTCAATCATTAATGGCATTTGGTCGTGGTAAATTATTAGGAGAAGGATTAGGTAATTCAATACAAAAATTAGAATATTTACCAGAAGCACATACTGATTTTATTTTTTCAATTATAGGTGAAGAATTAGGTTATATTGGTGTATTTTTTATATTATGGATGATATTTTTTATTGCTTTTCGTGCAATGTCTATTGGTTATTACGCTTTATTAATTAATCAAAAATTTTCTGGTTTTTTAGCTTGTTCTATTGGTATATGGTTTAGTTTACAAACACTTATTAATGTAGGTGCTGTAGGTGGTTTATTACCTACTAAAGGGTTAACATTACCATTAATTAGTTATGGTGGTTCAAGTTTTGTTGTTATGTTAACAGCTATTGTATTATTATTACGTATTGATTATGAGACTCGTATTACAAAAGTACAAGCATTTATAAAGAAAAAAAATGAATAAAAAATCTACAAAACGTTTAATGATAATGGCTGGAGGAACTGGTGGACATATTTTTCCAGGAATAGTAATAGCACATTATTTAATAAAAAAAAATTGGAACATACGATGGATTGGTACTATAGATAGAATAGAAGCGGATTTAGTACCAAAAAATGGTATTAAAATTAGTTTTATTAATATTTCTAGTTTACGTGGAAAAAAAATAAAACATAAATTATATACATTATTTAATATTTATAAAGCTATTAAACAAGCTAAATTAATTATAAATCAATTTCAACCAAATGTAGTACTTTGTATGGGAGGATATGTTTCTGGTCCTAGTGGATTAGCAGCATGGCTTTGTGGAATTCCAATTGTATTACATGAACAAAATAGTGTTGCTGGTTTTACAAACAAATGTCTATCTTATTTTGCTAAAACAATATTACAAGCTTTTCCTGGTGCTTTTTCAAATGCGAAAGTAGTAGGAAATCCATTACGTGATGATATTTTATCTCTTAAAACACCTAATGAACGTTTTTCAGGACGAACTGGACCAATTCGTATTCTTGTAATGGGTGGTAGTCAAGGAGCTCAAATATTAAATCAAGAAGTTGTTAAAATTGCAAAATATTTAGGTAATACTATTACACTTTGGCATCAAGTAGGTCAAGGTTCGTTGACAAAAATATTATTTGAATATAAAAAAATAGGACAAAAACAACATAAAGTCACTGAATTTATTGATGATATAGCTTCTGCTTATACTTGGGCAGATATAGTAATTTGTAGATCTGGTGCACTTACTGTTAGTGAAATTACTGCAGTAGGTTTACCAGCAATTTTTGTACCATTTCAACATAAAGATCGTCAACAATATTGGAATGCTTTACCATTAGAAAAAGCTGGTGTAGCTAAAATTATAGAACAATCAAAATTTAAAGCTAATATAGTATGTAAATTATTAAAAAATTGGAAACGTCCAATTTTATTAGATATGGCTAAAAAATCATATTTAATAACTAAATCAAATTCTACATTACATATTATAAAAGAATTAATACAAGCTGCAAAATAAAATATTAAAATATTAATATATTTAATTAATATTTAATATATAAATAAAGCTCTAAAACCATATATGGATTAGAGGAAATAATGAATATAAAACCATTAAAAAAAATACATATTTTAATACCTAAAATGCGAAATATTAAACATATACATTTTATTGGTATTGGAGGTGTTGGAATGGGTGGTATAGCTGAAATATTAGTTAATGAAGGTTATAAAATTAGTGGATCTGATTTATCATCTAATTTCATAATTAAAAAATTAAGTAAAATTGGAGTAATAATTTATTTAAATCATTGTTCAGAAAATATTTTAAATGCAAACGTAATAGTAATATCTAGTGCTATTCCTAATAATAATCCAGAAATTATTGCTGCTCGTAAAGCATGTATTCCTATCATTCATCGAGCTGAAATGTTAGCAGAATTAATGCGTTTTCGTTATGGTATTGCAATTTCTGGTACACATGGTAAAACTACTACAACAGCAATTATATCAAGTATTTATACTGAAGCTGGTTTAAATCCAACATTTATTAACGGTGGATTAATAAAATCAATTAAAACTAATGCTAAATTAGGATCCAGTAATTATTTAATTGTAGAAGCTGATGAAAGTGATGCATCTTTTTTACATTTAAAACCAATAGTAAGTATTGTTACCAATATTGAAGCTGATCATATGGATACTTATAAAAAAAATTTTGAAAATCTTAAAAAAACTTTTATAAATTTTTTACATAATCTTCCATTTTATGGTTATGCTATCATATGTATTGATGATCCTGTCTTAAAAGAATTATTACCATATATTAATCGTCATATAATTACTTATGGTTTTAATTCTAATTCTGATGTATATATTACAAATTATTATCAATTAGGATATCAAGGATATTTTACTTTACATAGAAAAAATAAACCACAAATTATGGTAACTATTAATATACCAGGAAAACATAATGCATTAAATGCAGCAGCAGCAATAATATTAGCAACTGAAGAAGGTATTCATGATAAATATATTTTACATGCATTAAAAAATTTTCAAGGTATAACAAGACGTTTTGATTATCTTGGTAAATTTTCAATTTCTTCAATAAATAATAATATAAAAAATGTAATATTAATAGATGATTATGGACATCATCCTACTGAAATTAATGTAACGTTAAAAACAGTTAGACATTGTTGGCCTAACAAACGTTTAGTTATGATTTTTCAACCTCATCGTTATACACGTACTCGTGATTTATATTATCAATTTATTGATACTTTATCAAAAGTAGATGTATTGTTAATGCTAGAGATATATGATGCAGGTGAAATACCTATCTCTGGAATAAATAGTTATGAACTATGTAAAAATATTCGTAAACATAGTAAATTAAATCCAATTTTAATTTCTGATATTAATAATACACAAGAAATATTAATGAAATTATTAAAAACAAATGATTTATTATTAATTCAAGGTGCTGGTAATATAAGTAAAATAGCTCAAAAGTTAGCGAAATTAATACCACAAAAAAAAAATAAAAATATTATAAATGATAAAGTTGCCGTATTATTAGGTGGTACATCTTCTGAACGTGAAATTTCATTAAAATCTGGTACTGCTATATTAACTGGATTACAAGAAATTGGTATAAATGCTTATGGCATTGATCCATATAATTTTCCAATAACTCAATTAAAAACTCAAGGATTTACTAAAGTTTTTATTGCATTACATGGAAAAGGTGGTGAAGATGGTACTATACAAGGTATGTTAGAATTTCTTAATATACCTTACACTGGTAGTGGTGTTATGGCATCGGCATTAAGTATGGATAAATGGCGAAGTAAGATATTATGGAAATTTATGGGTTTACCAGTAGCACCTTATATAAGTTTAAATAAAAAACAAATTATAAACAAAGAAAATGTAATATTGTTGAACAATATTAAAAAAATTGGTTTACCATTAATTGTTAAACCTAATCAATCAGGTTCTAGTATTGGTATAACAAAAGTTTTTAAAAATGAGATACTTGAAAAAGCTATAATAAAAGCTTTTTCTTATGATAATAGAATTATTATAGAAAAATGTTTAAGTGGTCCAGAATATACTGTATCAATATTAGGTAAACAAGTACTACCATCTATTCGCATTCAACCATCTGGTGTATTATATGATTATAATGCAAAATATATATCAAATGATACTAAATATTTTTGTCCAAGTGGTCTTAATAAAATACAAGAAAAAGAAATAAAAAAATTAGCATTATGCGCTTATAATGCATTAGATTGTCGTGGATTTGGACGTGTAGATATTATGAAAGATAATGATGATAAATTTTATTTACTTGAAATAAATACTTCTCCAGGTATGACTAGTAGTAGTCTTATGCCTATGGCAGCACGTCAATTTGGAATAAATTTTAAAGAACTTATATTAAAAATTTTTTTATTAATTAAATAATATGAATCAAGCTGTTTTTAATATACATAATAATAAAATTAATAAAAAAATATATTATAATATTAAACTACAAATAATAGGAATTTTATTATTTTTAATAATATTAGGAATAATGATATGGTACGGATTAGTAATATTTAACTGGATGAAAAATGATAATCATCAACCATTTTTACAATTAATCATAACAGGAGAGCGTTATTATACTACTAATGATGACATTCGTGACTTAATTTTAAAACTAAATAAACCATTAACATTTATGAAACAAGATATTTATGCTATACAAAAACAAATTCAAAAATTACCATGGATTAAACATATTAGTATACGTAAAAAATGGCCAAATGAATTAAAAATTCATTTAGTAGAATATACACCTGTTGTGTATTGGAATGATATTTATAAAATAGATATTAATGGGATTTCTTTTAAAGAACCAAAAGCATGGGTGAATAAAAAAACACTACCTTTTCTTTATGGTCCTAAAGGTAGTGAAAAAGAAGTATTAGAAGGTTATCGTATTATGAATAATATGTTACATTCTAAAAACTATATATTAAAAACAGTACTAATGAGGACACGTCATTCTTGGCAATTAACTTTAGATAATAATGCTAAATTAGAATTAGGACGTAATAATTATATAAATCGTTTACAACGATTTATTGATCTCTATCCTATATTACAACAAAAAGAAAAAATAGAAAAAAAACGCATTAGTTATATAGATTTACGTTATGAATCAGGCGCCTCAGTAATTTGGGTTCCAGTACTTATTCATTCATTCATACCTGATACTCAACAAAAAAAATAATCAATAATAGAATCAGGCACAAGTAAAATAATGATTAAATCAACAGATAAAAAACTTATAGTTGGATTAGAAATTGGAACTACAAAAGTTTCTTTAATAATAGGAGAAATTTTACTTGATGGTATAATTAATATTATTGGAGTAGGTAAATGTCAATCACGTGGTATGAATAAAGGTGATATTAATGATTTAGAATCAATAATAAAATGTGTTCAATCTTCGATTGAGCAAGCTGAAATAATGGCAGATTGTCAAATATCTTCAGTATATCTTTCATTATCAGGAAAACATATTCATTGTCAAAATGAAATAGGAATAGCTCCTATTTCAGAAGAAACAGTTACTAAAGAAGATGTAGAAAACGTAGTACATACTGCGAAA from Serratia symbiotica includes these protein-coding regions:
- the ftsQ gene encoding Cell division protein FtsQ, yielding MNQAVFNIHNNKINKKIYYNIKLQIIGILLFLIILGIMIWYGLVIFNWMKNDNHQPFLQLIITGERYYTTNDDIRDLILKLNKPLTFMKQDIYAIQKQIQKLPWIKHISIRKKWPNELKIHLVEYTPVVYWNDIYKIDINGISFKEPKAWVNKKTLPFLYGPKGSEKEVLEGYRIMNNMLHSKNYILKTVLMRTRHSWQLTLDNNAKLELGRNNYINRLQRFIDLYPILQQKEKIEKKRISYIDLRYESGASVIWVPVLIHSFIPDTQQKK
- the murC/ddlB gene encoding Bifunctional UDP-N-acetylmuramate--L-alanine ligase/D-alanine--D-alanine ligase B, with the translated sequence MNIKPLKKIHILIPKMRNIKHIHFIGIGGVGMGGIAEILVNEGYKISGSDLSSNFIIKKLSKIGVIIYLNHCSENILNANVIVISSAIPNNNPEIIAARKACIPIIHRAEMLAELMRFRYGIAISGTHGKTTTTAIISSIYTEAGLNPTFINGGLIKSIKTNAKLGSSNYLIVEADESDASFLHLKPIVSIVTNIEADHMDTYKKNFENLKKTFINFLHNLPFYGYAIICIDDPVLKELLPYINRHIITYGFNSNSDVYITNYYQLGYQGYFTLHRKNKPQIMVTINIPGKHNALNAAAAIILATEEGIHDKYILHALKNFQGITRRFDYLGKFSISSINNNIKNVILIDDYGHHPTEINVTLKTVRHCWPNKRLVMIFQPHRYTRTRDLYYQFIDTLSKVDVLLMLEIYDAGEIPISGINSYELCKNIRKHSKLNPILISDINNTQEILMKLLKTNDLLLIQGAGNISKIAQKLAKLIPQKKNKNIINDKVAVLLGGTSSEREISLKSGTAILTGLQEIGINAYGIDPYNFPITQLKTQGFTKVFIALHGKGGEDGTIQGMLEFLNIPYTGSGVMASALSMDKWRSKILWKFMGLPVAPYISLNKKQIINKENVILLNNIKKIGLPLIVKPNQSGSSIGITKVFKNEILEKAIIKAFSYDNRIIIEKCLSGPEYTVSILGKQVLPSIRIQPSGVLYDYNAKYISNDTKYFCPSGLNKIQEKEIKKLALCAYNALDCRGFGRVDIMKDNDDKFYLLEINTSPGMTSSSLMPMAARQFGINFKELILKIFLLIK
- the murG gene encoding UDP-N-acetylglucosamine--N-acetylmuramyl-(pentapeptide)pyrophosphoryl-undecaprenolN-acetylglucosaminetransferase — translated: MNKKSTKRLMIMAGGTGGHIFPGIVIAHYLIKKNWNIRWIGTIDRIEADLVPKNGIKISFINISSLRGKKIKHKLYTLFNIYKAIKQAKLIINQFQPNVVLCMGGYVSGPSGLAAWLCGIPIVLHEQNSVAGFTNKCLSYFAKTILQAFPGAFSNAKVVGNPLRDDILSLKTPNERFSGRTGPIRILVMGGSQGAQILNQEVVKIAKYLGNTITLWHQVGQGSLTKILFEYKKIGQKQHKVTEFIDDIASAYTWADIVICRSGALTVSEITAVGLPAIFVPFQHKDRQQYWNALPLEKAGVAKIIEQSKFKANIVCKLLKNWKRPILLDMAKKSYLITKSNSTLHIIKELIQAAK
- the ftsW gene encoding Lipid II flippase FtsW; its protein translation is MKLKFFSFKFKIWIKNYIINLHENSIYSIYDNTLLWLTIGLIIIGLIMITSASMPISEHLTGDPFLFTKRNILYLILAFFLSIITLQIPMIIWQNYSNIMIFISIIMLIFVLIISNYTNGASRWIILGSLHIQPSELSKLSLFCYLSNYLARKIKEIRHNFWDFLKPIGVMLILSILLLIQPDLGTVIVLFITTLAILFLAGVKIWQFLSIISLGLFSVILLIIKEPYRIQRVISFWNPWINKFGSGYQLTQSLMAFGRGKLLGEGLGNSIQKLEYLPEAHTDFIFSIIGEELGYIGVFFILWMIFFIAFRAMSIGYYALLINQKFSGFLACSIGIWFSLQTLINVGAVGGLLPTKGLTLPLISYGGSSFVVMLTAIVLLLRIDYETRITKVQAFIKKKNE